A window of Cellulomonas sp. SLBN-39 genomic DNA:
ACGCGGTCAGCGGCTGGCAGCTCGGCTGGACCTTCCCCGCAGGTCAGACCGTGAGCCAGGCCTGGAACGCCGTCGTCACCCAGAGCGGCGCCGCCGTGTCTGCGAGGAACGCGTCGTACAACGGCTCGCTCGGTACCGGGGCGTCGGCGGAGTTCGGCTTCAACGGGACGTACGGCGGCACCAACCCGGCGCCCACCTCCTTCGCGCTCAACGGCACCACCTGCACGGGGTCGGCCGGCGGCACCCCCACGCCGACGCCGACGGTGGCGCCGACCCCCACGCCCTCCGCCACCCTGACGCCGACACCGACCCCGCCGGTGGGCGGCCCCGCGGACCTCACGGTGAACACGGGCACCAGATACCAGACGATCGACGGCTTCGGTGCCGCCGTGTCGATCTGGGGCGGTGCGTGGTCGACCGCGGACACGCAGACGCTCGTCGGGATGGGCGACAACCAGCTCGGCCTGTCGATCGTCCGCACCGGGATCTCGCCGGTGCAGAGCGAGTGGAGCGCCCAGGTCAGCGCGCTGCGGACGGCGAAGTCTTACGGCTCGGAGGTCAAGATCCTCGCCTCGCCGTGGACGGCGCCGGCCGCGTGGAAGTCGAACAACAGCCGGATCAACGGCGGCACCCTGCTGCCTTCCCGCTACGGCGACTACGCCAACCACCTCAACAGCTACGTGCAGTACATGAAGGGCCAGGGTGTGACGATCGACGTCACGTCCGTCCAGAACGAGCCCGACTGGCACCCCGACTACGACTCGATGGCGTGGACGGGCGACACTCTCCGCAACTTCGTGCGCGACCACGGCACGAAGATCACGAGCACGAAGCTGATGGTCGCCGAGTCGCTGGGCACGAACCGGGCCTACACCGACCCCACGCTCAACGACGCGACCGCCCGCAACAACATCGGCTACATCGGCGGCCACATCTACGGCCAGGAGAACGGGCCGAACCTCTCCCGGTACCCGCTCGCCGCCCAGCACGGCAAGAACCAGTGGATGACCGAGTGGAACTACCACCAGGCCGACGGCACCGGGTCGAACATCTGGGGAGACCCGTCGAACGCCGCCGTGTGGAACGAGACCCTCGACGTGATCATGCCGTCGGTCAACCGCACGATGGAGGCCAACTGGAGCGCGTACGTCTGGTGGTACGGGCGGCGCTACTACTCCTTCATCGGTGACGGGGAGTCGGCGTTCGGGACGACGGGCGGCGCGGTCCTCAAGCGCGGCTGGGCCTTCTCCCAGTACTCCAAGTACGTCCGTCCGGGCGACCAGCGCATCGGCGTGACCGAGAGCGCCAAGGCGTCGCCGCTGGACGTCACGGCCTACCAGGGCGACGGCGGCAAGATCACCCTGGTCATCCTCAACCGCTCGACCAGCGCGGTGAACGGAGCCGTGGTCCAGGCGCCGCAGCAGGTCCGGTCGGCGCTGCACACGATGACGTCGCAGTACTCCAGCCGGGCACCGCGGACCACGACCGTCAACGGCAGCCAGGTGACGGTCGACGTCCCCGCACGGAGCATCTCCACGGTGGTCCTCACGCTCTGAGCACCAGAGCGGGTCCGGCGCGACCGCCGGCGGACGGTGCTCCATGTCAGCCCCGTCCGCCGGCACGATGGCGGGTGGGGGAGGGCCGCGGACACGCGCCCCTCCCCGCCGCCCGCTGACCCGCACGTCGTCCCCGGAGAGCCCATGCCGACGAACGTCTCCGTCATCAAGGGCACGGTCGTCGTCGAGGGCGCGCTCACGGAGCAGGACCTGAAGCGCCTGACCCGGCTCTGCGCGTCGAGGTCGACGGTCGAGGTGTGGCGGGCGCAGCACGCGTCGCTCGTGTTCCTCCTCGACCTGCCCGGGCTCGCGGACCTGAGCCTCGTCAACCTCCGGGTCGACGACCCGGGTGCGCTGCCCGAGATCGGCACGCTGCGGCGCCTGTTCCTCAACCAGGCCCGGTTCCGCACGGGCTGGGGCTTCCTGGCGTCGCTCACGCAGATCGAGGAGCTGCACCTGCTCAACGTGCGCGGTGAGCTGGTGCTGCCGGACCTCCAGGCGCTGGACCGCCTGAAGATGGCGCGCGTCTGGGGGTGCAAAGGGCTGACCGACGTCTCGGGGCTGGCTGCCGCGCCCCACCTCGAGGACGTGCGGCTCGTCGACACCGGCATGACCCCTGCCGGCCTGGCGTCGCTCCTCGAGAATCCGTCCGTCCGGCGCCTGAGCTCGACCTTCCCCCGGGTCAAGGACGACGAGCACTTCCGTGAGCTCCTGGCACGCAACGGCAAGACGGCGGACAGCGAGGCGTCGTAGTCCACCGGCTCCACCACGCCCGCCAGGCGCACGTCGTGATCCCCGGTGACGGACGGACCGGTCGCCCTCCATGATGCTGCGGTGACTCCCGCGCGACCGCGGTTCCAGGACCGCGACGAACCGGTGCGGTACCTGCGGCCATCCACGGTCCTGGTCCGGTGCCCCCGGTGTGTTGCGCGGGCCGTGGCGACCCCCACGTCGGTGACGTGCTCGGCCTGTGCCTTCTCCCGCACGGGAAGCGGCTCGGTGCTGCTCGGTGCTCGGGTGACGGCGGTGGTGCAGGGTCGGTGCGGCCGGTGCGGGCGCAAGGCTGTGGTCGAGCGGAGCGTGCGAGGGGCGATGAGCCCGGTGCCCGTGCGCTGCGAGGGATGCGGGGCCGTCACCCGTCACGGCGTCGTCCGGGTGCGAGGCGCGGGCGTGCCCGAGGGCCCGCGGTTCCGTGGGCTCGACCTCTGGTTGCAGACCCCGTGCGAGGGCCGTGTCCTGTGGGCGTGTGACGAGGCCCACCTGGACTTCCTCGAGCGCTACGTCGCTGCCGGCCTGCGTGAGCAGGAGCCGGGAAACGCGTCCCTCGCCAGCCGGCTGCCCGCATGGATCAAGAGCCGCAAGAACCGCGCCGTCGTCCTCCGAGGGCTGCGCCGCCTCCGCGCGACGCTCGCCGAGTAGCGGCGCTCTGGCGCCCGAGGAGGCAACCACCTTTCTAGGCAGTCCGTACCGGAGCCGGGGCGTGCGTCAGGCGGTGACGGGACTGTAGGGAATGACGAGAACCGTCCAACGTCCGGTGCGCGGACCCGCGTCCCGGCAGAGCGGGAGACGGCCGCCGTCTCACCTTCGTGTCCGGATCCTCAGCGACGTGCGCAGAGGTACCCCGTCGACCGCTCATGCTGGCGTGATTGTCGCTGCTCGCGCACGGGGTACGGGGTACGTTCCGGTCGTGACCAAGAAGAACGAGCGGGCCGTCCTGGAGTTCTCAGGTGCATCCACCTGGGATGCAGACGAACTCGGCCTCTCTCTGGCTCGCGCCGCCCGGGCCGACGTCACGCTCGGGGGGTACCTGATCTACGCGTGCGATCCGACGGACGACGTGCTGGACGACCACACGCTCAAGTACGTCAAAGTGCTCGGCGCAGAAGTCGTCGGGTCCACGCGCGACCCGGCGGACCTCGCCGCTCTGATGGACGCCCTGGCCGCCAGGGACGTGACCGACTTCCTGTGCATGTGCACGGGTGACCTCGCGATCGAGTTCTTCGACGCGACGGGGACTCTGACCGATGTAGTGCGAGTCGATCTTCCCTCTGGGATCGAGTGGCCGAGGTGGCCCGGCCGAGCCTCTCTCGTCGATGCGGGAAAGCTGCACGCCTGGTTGCAGGCGCACTCGATCTCGCGATCGGGCCATTGAGTTCCCCGAACGCTGTAGAGCGCC
This region includes:
- a CDS encoding cellulose binding domain-containing protein encodes the protein MATLITGVMVAEAPVASAASGCRVDYVVASQWNSGFTAGVKVTNLGDAVSGWQLGWTFPAGQTVSQAWNAVVTQSGAAVSARNASYNGSLGTGASAEFGFNGTYGGTNPAPTSFALNGTTCTGSAGGTPTPTPTVAPTPTPSATLTPTPTPPVGGPADLTVNTGTRYQTIDGFGAAVSIWGGAWSTADTQTLVGMGDNQLGLSIVRTGISPVQSEWSAQVSALRTAKSYGSEVKILASPWTAPAAWKSNNSRINGGTLLPSRYGDYANHLNSYVQYMKGQGVTIDVTSVQNEPDWHPDYDSMAWTGDTLRNFVRDHGTKITSTKLMVAESLGTNRAYTDPTLNDATARNNIGYIGGHIYGQENGPNLSRYPLAAQHGKNQWMTEWNYHQADGTGSNIWGDPSNAAVWNETLDVIMPSVNRTMEANWSAYVWWYGRRYYSFIGDGESAFGTTGGAVLKRGWAFSQYSKYVRPGDQRIGVTESAKASPLDVTAYQGDGGKITLVILNRSTSAVNGAVVQAPQQVRSALHTMTSQYSSRAPRTTTVNGSQVTVDVPARSISTVVLTL